A genomic window from Mesorhizobium sp. 131-2-1 includes:
- a CDS encoding nuclear transport factor 2 family protein, whose translation MLTKTQIVDGTTIKKAIEGRDGKLLASFYTDDALVRVIDRNNPPSKPREIRGRAAISTFWDDICSRAMTHKVDTTIADGDNLAFTQACAYPDGTKVFCAAMLELKNGRIAKQTVVQAWDE comes from the coding sequence ATGCTGACCAAGACACAGATCGTGGACGGCACGACGATCAAGAAGGCGATCGAGGGCCGTGACGGCAAGCTGCTGGCGAGCTTCTACACCGACGATGCGCTGGTTCGGGTGATCGACCGCAACAATCCGCCGAGCAAGCCGCGCGAAATCCGCGGCCGCGCCGCGATCAGCACCTTCTGGGACGACATCTGCAGCCGGGCGATGACCCACAAGGTCGACACCACCATCGCCGATGGCGACAACCTCGCCTTCACCCAGGCCTGCGCCTATCCGGACGGCACCAAGGTGTTCTGCGCGGCGATGCTGGAGCTGAAGAACGGCCGGATCGCGAAGCAGACCGTCGTGCAGGCCTGGGACGAGTAG
- a CDS encoding carboxymuconolactone decarboxylase family protein — MKSNRTLKSLVIAASLGATFTLAPANAEDASATAAYKDIQATLGSVPDMFKTLPDVAVAGAWAEIKGVQLNPNTALNGKTKELMGLAVASQIPCQYCIYFHTEAAKLNGATDEEIKETIAMAAIVRHWSTMLNGSQVDLATFKKQTDDVFAAVKAKSQ; from the coding sequence ATGAAGTCGAACCGGACACTGAAATCGCTGGTGATCGCGGCAAGCCTTGGCGCGACCTTCACTCTTGCGCCCGCAAACGCCGAGGATGCCTCGGCGACGGCGGCCTACAAGGACATCCAGGCAACGCTCGGCTCGGTGCCCGACATGTTCAAGACGCTGCCCGATGTCGCGGTGGCCGGCGCCTGGGCCGAGATCAAGGGCGTGCAGCTCAATCCCAACACCGCGCTCAACGGCAAGACCAAGGAACTGATGGGCCTTGCGGTGGCCTCGCAGATCCCCTGCCAGTACTGCATCTACTTCCACACCGAAGCGGCCAAGCTCAACGGCGCGACCGACGAGGAGATCAAGGAGACGATCGCGATGGCGGCCATCGTGCGCCACTGGTCGACGATGCTCAACGGCAGCCAGGTCGATCTCGCCACCTTCAAGAAGCAGACCGACGACGTGTTCGCCGCCGTCAAGGCGAAGTCGCAGTGA